In the genome of Fulvitalea axinellae, one region contains:
- a CDS encoding sulfatase-like hydrolase/transferase: MFSRKRLIRRAVGLLAWTGILTFQDIEVRAQGKKPNFLFIIADDVTYEGVQALGDLNIRTPNLDRLVREGTTFTHAYNMGAWRGGVCTASRTMLNTGMYLWKSQRHAEVIPAEEWRTYPFWSKTMSKAGYETYFTGKWHVKRINPKNLFDHVSDVRGGMPNQTKEGYFRPKHENDTSWLPWDKSKRGFWKGGQHWTEKLADTGRRYIRQAAKSEKPFFMYLAFNAAHDPRQAPKSYVDSYPVGGVKTPENFMAEYPDFETLFPDGKMRDENLAPFPRTEYSIKVNRREYYALITYMDEQLGRILDALEESGQVDNTYIVFTADHGLAVGRHGLLGKQNMYDHSLRVPFMILGPKIPKGKKIDTPMYLQDAMPTALEVAGIPKPDYVRFKSVLPVIRGERKSNLDAVYGAFMANQRCVIDDGYKLILYPGKGTVKLFDLGKDKSEMVNLAGKPKYRKRIRRLYGTLKELQKENSDTLKLDKYYPQLVSGI, translated from the coding sequence ATGTTTTCAAGAAAGAGACTTATCCGGCGGGCCGTAGGCTTGTTGGCCTGGACGGGGATCTTAACCTTTCAGGATATCGAGGTTCGGGCACAGGGCAAGAAACCCAATTTTCTTTTTATTATTGCCGATGACGTGACTTATGAGGGGGTACAGGCTTTGGGCGATCTAAATATCCGAACGCCAAATTTGGATCGGTTGGTTAGGGAAGGGACAACATTTACGCATGCGTATAATATGGGCGCTTGGCGAGGGGGAGTGTGTACGGCCAGCCGGACGATGCTGAACACGGGAATGTATTTATGGAAATCGCAACGGCATGCCGAGGTGATTCCGGCGGAAGAATGGCGGACTTATCCGTTTTGGTCCAAGACTATGTCAAAGGCCGGGTACGAGACTTATTTTACGGGCAAATGGCATGTTAAGCGTATAAATCCCAAAAATCTTTTCGATCATGTGAGCGATGTGCGTGGCGGAATGCCCAACCAGACCAAAGAGGGGTACTTTAGGCCCAAGCATGAGAATGATACGTCGTGGTTGCCTTGGGACAAAAGCAAGCGCGGATTTTGGAAAGGCGGACAGCATTGGACGGAAAAGTTGGCGGATACGGGCCGGCGATATATCCGGCAGGCGGCCAAAAGCGAAAAACCGTTTTTTATGTATTTGGCCTTTAATGCGGCGCATGACCCGAGGCAAGCGCCCAAATCTTATGTGGACAGTTATCCGGTAGGTGGCGTGAAGACGCCGGAGAACTTTATGGCGGAATACCCTGATTTTGAGACGCTTTTCCCTGACGGGAAAATGCGCGACGAGAACTTGGCCCCCTTTCCGAGGACCGAATATTCGATCAAAGTAAACCGGCGGGAGTACTACGCATTGATCACGTATATGGATGAGCAGTTGGGCAGAATCTTGGACGCTCTCGAAGAGTCGGGACAGGTGGATAATACGTATATCGTTTTTACGGCCGACCATGGTTTGGCTGTTGGGCGCCATGGTTTGTTGGGGAAACAAAATATGTACGATCACAGCCTGCGGGTGCCGTTTATGATATTGGGTCCGAAAATTCCGAAAGGAAAGAAAATCGATACGCCAATGTACTTGCAGGACGCTATGCCTACGGCTCTGGAGGTGGCGGGAATCCCCAAGCCGGATTATGTGCGGTTTAAGAGCGTATTGCCGGTAATCAGGGGTGAGCGCAAGTCGAATTTGGATGCGGTGTACGGCGCGTTTATGGCGAATCAGCGTTGTGTGATCGACGACGGGTATAAGCTGATTCTTTATCCCGGAAAGGGAACCGTCAAGCTTTTTGATCTTGGGAAAGACAAAAGCGAGATGGTGAATCTGGCGGGAAAACCCAAATACAGAAAAAGGATCAGGCGACTTTACGGTACTCTGAAAGAGTTGCAAAAAGAGAATAGCGATACGTTGAAATTGGATAAGTATTACCCGCAGTTAGTATCGGGTATTTGA
- a CDS encoding HlyD family secretion protein → MLNISPKSIESRVRTEDFASFRALAGKESKYGLVRFFTIFFLLMFGAMFLPWTQNIDSRGTLTALRASQRPQTVHSIIGGKIEKWYVQEGDTVQRGDTILFISETKEAYFDPMLVKRSQEQIDSKENAVKAYMEKINALDNQIAAMVAGNKLKLSQAGNKLEQARYKLATDSAKYENTLLNLKISDDQLKRYEGLYEEGLKSLTDLEKRRLTSRKALTALREAENKLNVSLNELKNAEVELDAIDAKFRDELAKAESNKFTAMSSLFEAEGALTKLRTQYTNYLVRSGLYYVTAPQPGIVNKAIRTGVGETIKAGSSIVSITPTHYDLAVEMYVKPMDMPLVRLGEKVRIRFDGWPAIVFSGWPGASYGTFGGRIVTIDNLISENGLYRVLVSPDPDDTPWPKALRIGAGTDNLLLLNTVSVWYELWRHANGFPADYYKSEPKKEEKKKGKE, encoded by the coding sequence ATGCTGAATATTTCACCAAAGAGTATAGAATCGAGAGTCCGGACCGAGGATTTCGCCTCGTTTAGGGCCTTGGCAGGCAAGGAGAGCAAATACGGGCTTGTCCGTTTTTTCACCATCTTTTTCCTGCTGATGTTTGGGGCCATGTTTTTGCCTTGGACCCAGAATATTGACTCAAGGGGCACGCTGACGGCGCTAAGGGCCTCGCAACGTCCGCAGACGGTACATTCCATTATCGGGGGAAAGATAGAGAAATGGTATGTGCAGGAAGGCGACACCGTACAGCGCGGCGATACCATCCTGTTTATCTCCGAGACCAAAGAAGCATATTTTGACCCGATGTTGGTTAAGCGTTCCCAAGAGCAAATAGATTCTAAGGAAAACGCCGTAAAGGCTTATATGGAAAAGATAAATGCCTTGGACAATCAGATTGCTGCCATGGTGGCGGGTAATAAGCTGAAACTTAGCCAAGCCGGAAATAAGCTGGAACAAGCCCGTTACAAACTGGCTACCGACAGCGCCAAATACGAAAACACTTTGCTGAATCTGAAGATTAGCGATGACCAGCTGAAACGATATGAAGGCTTGTATGAGGAAGGTCTTAAATCTCTTACTGATCTGGAAAAGAGACGGTTGACCAGCCGGAAGGCCTTGACCGCCTTGCGCGAAGCCGAAAATAAACTTAACGTAAGCCTAAACGAACTGAAAAATGCCGAAGTGGAACTGGACGCTATTGACGCGAAGTTTAGGGACGAGCTAGCCAAGGCGGAATCGAATAAATTCACGGCTATGTCAAGCCTCTTTGAGGCCGAAGGCGCGCTTACGAAGTTGCGGACGCAATACACCAATTATTTGGTACGATCGGGCTTGTATTACGTAACTGCGCCACAGCCCGGAATCGTGAATAAGGCGATCAGGACTGGAGTGGGGGAAACTATTAAGGCCGGGTCAAGTATTGTCAGCATTACGCCTACCCATTACGATTTGGCCGTGGAGATGTACGTAAAACCGATGGACATGCCTTTGGTAAGACTTGGGGAAAAAGTTCGGATTCGGTTCGACGGTTGGCCTGCCATCGTATTTTCGGGTTGGCCTGGCGCCAGTTACGGAACCTTCGGTGGCCGTATCGTGACCATCGATAACCTGATCAGCGAAAATGGGCTTTATAGGGTGTTGGTAAGTCCGGATCCGGATGATACGCCTTGGCCAAAGGCATTGAGAATTGGTGCCGGTACTGACAATCTGTTGTTACTGAATACTGTTTCGGTTTGGTATGAGCTGTGGCGCCATGCGAATGGTTTTCCTGCGGATTATTATAAATCGGAACCGAAGAAAGAAGAGAAAAAGAAGGGGAAAGAGTAA
- a CDS encoding ABC transporter ATP-binding protein, giving the protein MKNNQKEISPLQRFWLLMKPDLKEVRNIYVYAIFAGLVSLTLPLGVQATVNLIQSGEVSASWVVLVIIVVAGVVANGVLQVAQLRLTENIRQKIFVRAAFGFAYRIPRLRFEILFRQYVPELANRFFDTLTLQKGLSKILVDFSAACLQVFFGLALLSLYHPVFIIYGIVLLVFLVVMAKMTGKKGYEASMKVSKQKYKLAHWLQELSRSAMTFKFASPDTYELRRTDEYSEAYIKDRESYFSILINQYWLMILFKALVTAGLLALGGLMVINKLMNIGQFIAAEIIIVLVINSVEKIISSLDTIYDVLTALSKISQLTDLEIEGTEGEELKTLDKGGKGMDVELRDVSFTYPGHKDKTLSGVSMSLAAGERVLVTGKRPLKSALLQMVADLYRPQEGCVAYHGVPEPNLTSKSIRLLVGGVFEQQRIFEGTFMENVTMGNRDLGMKEVSALVSLLKLDTYVNALPEGYNTVLKPNGGKLPRNVVTKILIARAIAKKPSLMIMDGGLESLQAQEREEIVKYMTAPERNWSLLVFSEKEYWKDHMDRKIQVDKKSVIELPLEGND; this is encoded by the coding sequence ATGAAGAATAATCAGAAGGAGATCTCCCCGCTACAAAGGTTTTGGCTACTGATGAAGCCGGACCTGAAGGAGGTCAGGAATATTTACGTTTACGCCATTTTTGCGGGCTTGGTGAGTTTGACTTTGCCGCTGGGCGTTCAGGCCACCGTAAACCTTATCCAAAGCGGAGAGGTGAGCGCCTCTTGGGTAGTGCTTGTCATTATAGTGGTGGCGGGCGTAGTGGCCAATGGGGTTTTGCAGGTGGCCCAGCTGAGGCTTACGGAAAATATCCGGCAAAAGATATTCGTCAGGGCGGCTTTCGGTTTCGCTTACCGTATCCCGAGGCTCAGGTTTGAGATCCTATTCCGGCAATACGTTCCGGAACTTGCCAACCGATTCTTCGATACGCTGACCCTGCAGAAGGGCCTGTCCAAGATTCTTGTCGATTTTTCAGCCGCTTGTCTCCAAGTCTTTTTCGGTTTGGCTTTACTCTCGCTCTACCATCCTGTCTTTATTATTTACGGAATAGTACTGCTGGTTTTCTTGGTGGTGATGGCCAAGATGACCGGTAAAAAAGGGTATGAAGCCAGTATGAAAGTGTCGAAGCAAAAATACAAACTAGCGCATTGGCTTCAGGAACTTTCGCGTTCGGCGATGACCTTTAAGTTCGCCTCGCCGGACACTTATGAGCTTAGGCGCACCGACGAATATTCCGAGGCCTATATCAAGGATCGCGAGAGCTACTTTTCCATTTTGATCAACCAATATTGGTTAATGATCCTGTTCAAAGCATTGGTTACGGCCGGTTTGCTGGCTTTGGGCGGTTTGATGGTCATCAACAAATTGATGAATATTGGGCAGTTTATCGCCGCGGAGATTATCATCGTTTTGGTGATCAACTCGGTCGAAAAAATCATCTCTTCTCTGGACACCATTTATGATGTGTTGACCGCACTGTCAAAGATATCGCAATTGACTGACCTTGAGATAGAGGGGACGGAAGGCGAAGAGTTGAAGACCTTGGACAAAGGCGGAAAAGGTATGGACGTGGAACTCCGGGACGTAAGCTTTACATATCCCGGCCACAAGGACAAGACTCTGTCAGGTGTTTCAATGTCTTTAGCCGCCGGAGAGCGAGTGTTGGTCACAGGCAAACGTCCGCTGAAAAGCGCGCTTTTGCAGATGGTAGCGGACCTTTATCGCCCGCAGGAAGGTTGTGTGGCCTACCACGGCGTGCCGGAGCCAAACCTGACCAGTAAGAGTATCCGTTTGTTGGTAGGTGGCGTGTTTGAGCAACAACGGATTTTCGAGGGAACGTTTATGGAAAACGTCACGATGGGCAACCGGGATTTGGGCATGAAAGAAGTGTCGGCGTTGGTGTCGTTGCTGAAGTTGGATACTTATGTCAATGCCCTTCCGGAAGGTTATAATACCGTACTGAAACCGAACGGAGGAAAACTTCCCCGAAACGTGGTGACCAAGATCCTGATAGCCCGGGCTATCGCCAAAAAGCCTTCGCTGATGATTATGGATGGCGGTTTGGAATCTTTGCAGGCTCAGGAGAGGGAGGAAATAGTAAAATATATGACCGCTCCGGAGCGAAACTGGTCGCTGTTGGTGTTTAGCGAAAAAGAATATTGGAAAGACCACATGGACCGCAAGATCCAAGTAGACAAAAAATCAGTTATAGAGTTGCCGTTGGAAGGCAACGATTAA
- a CDS encoding S41 family peptidase produces MKKTIIFLLIAFGLNNSTCQVSNSKKNSPLLIELTNQQKVEDVKFMFEFIKGKSPFRDILEREFGLTDLIKLEENYINRAIGSKSNKEFILLLGELIQILGQGNCHTSILSPQTLFEQFEPSGDTSRLIAKLGISKRAIELGDHWIARLDQSSKNWRSDLSVSYKNGYYITDKGLTVNGRTIEKGSVITSIDGLKPLDYVKSIQHILPFRWDTKLKIPFSSTGSPFSVNADDTKDHWDVEFLTPKSNRAKLSLEKKKGVKNTMNYPYLNKTILCKKLREDLAYIKVYGFPDTVSIKNDRKIISDFFENTKEDYENLIIDFRGHGGGNTVYGECLFVKPFLDKNYTYTQYAVVNKEMFDSSIRRYQTLDNFKKSFARVIDFGDIQKIEFDELPDSFRRNNSPNDDYYYFKTTRNIVPDNNYNFKGKVFLLIDNNCYSASETIIRLHQQLGLSTIIGVNSGGGAGAVHVPLIYEVPNCHLLFRTEIEMTFNANGTANELYGTKPDINLEPSVYPTSFPKSFKTDDLLKDSWIDWVIKNRL; encoded by the coding sequence GTGAAAAAGACTATCATTTTTTTATTAATAGCTTTTGGCCTTAATAATTCAACTTGCCAGGTATCGAATTCAAAGAAAAATAGTCCTCTATTAATTGAGTTAACGAATCAACAGAAAGTTGAGGACGTAAAATTCATGTTTGAGTTTATTAAGGGTAAATCTCCCTTTAGGGATATATTGGAGCGTGAGTTTGGCCTAACGGATCTAATCAAATTAGAAGAGAATTACATAAATAGAGCTATAGGGTCTAAATCAAATAAGGAGTTTATTCTTTTGCTTGGAGAGCTTATCCAAATTTTGGGACAAGGGAATTGTCATACCAGTATACTTTCACCCCAAACATTATTTGAACAATTCGAACCGTCTGGTGATACTTCTAGACTAATCGCTAAACTTGGAATTTCAAAAAGAGCGATAGAGTTAGGAGACCATTGGATAGCCCGATTAGACCAAAGCAGTAAGAACTGGCGTTCGGACTTATCGGTTAGTTATAAGAATGGTTATTACATTACTGATAAAGGGTTAACTGTAAATGGAAGAACTATTGAAAAAGGCTCTGTTATTACTTCCATTGACGGATTAAAACCATTAGACTATGTTAAGTCTATACAGCACATACTGCCATTCCGTTGGGACACTAAATTGAAAATTCCTTTTTCATCTACTGGTAGCCCTTTTTCTGTGAACGCTGACGATACCAAAGATCACTGGGATGTTGAGTTTTTGACTCCAAAAAGCAATAGAGCCAAGTTGTCACTTGAAAAGAAAAAAGGAGTTAAGAATACAATGAATTATCCATATTTAAATAAGACAATATTATGTAAAAAACTTAGGGAAGACCTGGCATATATTAAAGTATATGGCTTTCCTGACACCGTTAGCATCAAGAACGATCGTAAAATAATTTCGGACTTCTTCGAAAACACTAAAGAAGATTACGAAAACCTAATAATTGATTTTAGGGGACATGGAGGAGGTAATACGGTTTATGGAGAGTGTTTATTTGTAAAACCTTTTCTTGATAAGAATTATACCTATACTCAATATGCGGTTGTTAATAAAGAAATGTTTGACAGTTCTATCCGGAGGTATCAGACATTAGATAATTTCAAAAAGTCATTTGCTCGGGTTATAGACTTTGGAGATATACAAAAAATAGAGTTCGATGAGTTGCCGGATTCTTTTAGAAGAAATAATTCCCCGAATGATGACTATTACTATTTTAAAACAACAAGAAATATTGTCCCGGACAACAATTATAACTTCAAGGGTAAAGTATTTCTTTTGATCGATAACAATTGCTATTCAGCATCTGAAACTATAATCAGACTCCATCAACAATTAGGATTATCGACAATTATTGGGGTTAATAGTGGTGGTGGGGCAGGAGCGGTTCATGTTCCTTTAATATATGAAGTTCCCAATTGCCATTTGTTATTTAGAACAGAAATAGAAATGACATTTAACGCTAATGGTACTGCCAATGAACTATATGGTACAAAGCCAGATATAAATTTGGAACCTTCAGTATACCCAACTTCTTTCCCCAAAAGTTTTAAGACAGATGACTTGTTAAAAGATAGTTGGATAGATTGGGTAATAAAAAATAGGCTATAA
- a CDS encoding GNAT family protein — METRNYILKEIRPSDINNIHKGLSDPEITKYYDVHFPTLEETEEQMEWYRNLKKEGTGIWWGIYDKKDDQFCGAGGFNSLDKQHRKAEIGLWLLKEYWGRGILKEIMPKLFEYGFEELDLNRIEGFVVNDNMKCKNALEKINFKYEGTMRESEIKNGQKIDVDFYSILRSEWLLVKTE, encoded by the coding sequence GTGGAGACTAGAAATTATATTCTAAAAGAGATAAGACCATCTGATATAAATAATATTCACAAGGGATTATCCGATCCTGAAATAACCAAATACTATGACGTTCATTTCCCGACACTAGAAGAAACGGAAGAACAGATGGAGTGGTACAGAAATTTGAAGAAAGAGGGAACGGGCATTTGGTGGGGTATTTACGATAAAAAGGATGACCAATTTTGTGGTGCGGGAGGTTTTAACAGCCTGGACAAGCAACATAGAAAAGCGGAGATAGGCTTATGGTTGTTGAAGGAATATTGGGGGAGAGGGATATTGAAGGAAATTATGCCCAAACTGTTCGAATATGGGTTTGAGGAATTAGACTTAAACAGAATCGAGGGTTTTGTGGTAAATGATAATATGAAATGCAAAAATGCCCTTGAGAAGATAAATTTTAAATATGAAGGGACAATGAGAGAATCTGAAATCAAGAATGGGCAGAAAATAGATGTCGATTTCTATTCGATATTAAGAAGCGAATGGTTACTTGTTAAAACGGAATAG
- a CDS encoding YiiX family permuted papain-like enzyme, with product MTDMLILVFLTCWGTINPFTNRIKEGVVLFDSLALEQIIQNGDIVFQTSKSSQSKAIQLATKSKYSHMGIIFEIEGKYLVFEAVQPVKLTPLRKWIDRGENGHYVIKRLRNADQILTDSNILKIKQLCDRFIGKTYDIYFKWSDDKIYCSELVWKIYKQGINIEIGELEQLSDFDLSSDIVKSIIKERYGDSIPFNEKVISPATMFGSRKLITVLEK from the coding sequence ATGACTGATATGCTAATTTTGGTTTTCCTTACTTGTTGGGGAACAATTAACCCGTTTACAAATAGAATAAAAGAAGGCGTTGTTCTATTTGATAGTTTGGCACTTGAGCAAATAATCCAAAATGGGGACATTGTTTTTCAAACATCAAAATCAAGTCAAAGTAAAGCGATTCAATTGGCGACAAAGTCTAAGTATAGCCATATGGGAATCATATTTGAAATTGAAGGGAAGTATCTTGTTTTTGAAGCTGTTCAACCAGTGAAACTAACACCTCTTCGAAAATGGATTGATCGCGGTGAGAATGGACATTATGTGATTAAGCGACTTAGAAACGCAGATCAAATACTGACGGATTCGAATATATTGAAGATAAAACAACTTTGCGATAGGTTCATCGGCAAAACATATGATATTTACTTTAAATGGAGCGATGACAAGATATATTGTTCAGAACTCGTATGGAAAATATATAAGCAAGGAATAAATATTGAAATAGGAGAGCTCGAACAGCTTTCGGATTTTGATCTGAGTAGTGACATCGTGAAATCTATAATAAAAGAGCGTTATGGTGATAGCATCCCATTTAATGAAAAAGTGATTTCACCAGCAACAATGTTCGGTTCCAGAAAATTAATAACTGTATTAGAAAAATAA
- a CDS encoding M23/M56 family metallopeptidase — translation MTDIFIYILKVALAFTAFVSVLYFPFKNTSGYTLKKRVYLGCVLLAFVLPLSQYQWEFPVEVSPQVIISEEVSFFDDAGSEEVGVYMGDAPAKPLWMSFVGYLPLFYVSGFLVFMIRLGGQLSSLYQKTKDARIIKINGVRCYKVEGREIAFSAFGKIFIGNQFDRLSPNEQAQILKHEEAHIRLGHSWEKIFLSVSGVLLWFHPGVWFGCRRVAEWQEYEVDKCLANTEGTKRYLELLFNLSFLKSTDTVDMANMFNSFTKKRMEKLAKPDRRLSKRHLIPLIPVVALAFMGFSFTAKEVPAVSESLEKPLPSSGSLPEWLNQTMIVFKDSGDLHFVAPIQRGAAPLKITSKFGKRFFPFDKKGNRSKSNTKARMHSGVDIKAKIGTPIRAAEDGVVEKVNLDASKPRGLYVYIRHNSDYVTLYSHLSKVNVKVGELVKDRGIVGLSGNTGMSTGPHLHFEILKDGKPVDPMDYLLFPPPPPPPRNPKGRSSSKDDGC, via the coding sequence ATGACGGATATTTTTATTTATATTTTGAAAGTGGCTTTGGCTTTTACGGCTTTTGTCTCGGTGTTGTATTTTCCTTTCAAAAACACGTCTGGTTATACGCTTAAAAAGCGTGTGTATTTGGGTTGTGTGTTGCTGGCTTTCGTGTTGCCGTTGAGTCAGTACCAGTGGGAATTCCCTGTGGAAGTCTCTCCGCAAGTGATTATTTCCGAGGAAGTGTCTTTTTTTGATGATGCGGGCTCCGAGGAAGTTGGCGTGTATATGGGCGATGCCCCGGCTAAGCCTTTATGGATGAGTTTTGTCGGTTATCTTCCTCTGTTTTATGTTTCTGGATTCTTGGTTTTTATGATAAGACTGGGAGGGCAGTTATCCTCGCTTTATCAAAAAACGAAGGATGCCCGGATTATAAAAATAAATGGCGTTCGGTGTTATAAAGTGGAAGGAAGGGAAATCGCCTTTTCGGCGTTTGGAAAGATATTTATCGGTAACCAATTCGACAGGCTTTCTCCCAATGAACAGGCGCAAATACTGAAACATGAGGAAGCGCATATACGGCTGGGGCATAGTTGGGAAAAAATATTCCTGTCGGTAAGCGGTGTTTTACTCTGGTTTCATCCGGGTGTGTGGTTTGGTTGCCGTCGTGTGGCGGAGTGGCAAGAGTATGAGGTGGACAAGTGTTTGGCCAACACGGAAGGCACAAAGCGTTATTTGGAATTGTTGTTTAATCTGTCGTTTCTGAAATCTACGGATACGGTGGATATGGCAAATATGTTTAACTCATTTACTAAGAAAAGAATGGAGAAATTGGCAAAACCTGACAGGCGTTTGAGCAAACGTCATTTAATCCCGCTAATCCCTGTTGTGGCATTGGCGTTTATGGGATTTTCTTTTACGGCCAAGGAAGTTCCTGCCGTGTCGGAATCATTGGAAAAACCTCTGCCTTCGTCGGGTTCGCTTCCCGAATGGCTTAATCAAACGATGATCGTTTTCAAAGATTCGGGGGATTTACACTTTGTGGCCCCTATACAAAGAGGTGCGGCCCCATTAAAGATTACCTCAAAATTCGGTAAGCGGTTTTTTCCTTTTGACAAAAAAGGGAATAGGAGTAAGTCAAATACCAAGGCAAGAATGCATAGCGGGGTAGATATAAAGGCGAAAATAGGAACCCCTATAAGAGCGGCGGAAGACGGTGTGGTTGAAAAGGTTAACCTCGACGCTAGCAAGCCAAGGGGTTTGTATGTATACATCCGGCATAACTCTGATTATGTGACGCTTTACAGCCACTTGTCGAAAGTGAACGTAAAAGTGGGGGAATTGGTGAAAGACCGTGGAATAGTAGGCTTGTCCGGAAATACAGGCATGTCGACAGGGCCTCATCTTCATTTCGAAATATTAAAGGACGGAAAGCCCGTTGATCCTATGGATTATTTGCTGTTTCCACCGCCTCCGCCTCCGCCTCGTAACCCTAAAGGGAGATCCTCTTCGAAAGATGATGGTTGTTGA
- a CDS encoding BlaI/MecI/CopY family transcriptional regulator, whose protein sequence is MEQLTKKEEELMQVFWKLGRGTVRDAIDNLQDDRKPPHSTVSSVARILAKKGFLGFKAYGKTYEYYPLVSKEEYGKFSFRKMLTGYFDNSYKHLASFIGGEDLSSEEIKALKSMIDNLPDDK, encoded by the coding sequence ATGGAACAGCTGACAAAGAAAGAGGAAGAGTTGATGCAAGTGTTTTGGAAATTGGGCCGTGGGACGGTCCGGGACGCTATCGATAATTTGCAGGACGACCGGAAACCGCCCCATAGCACCGTGTCGTCAGTGGCTAGAATATTGGCTAAGAAGGGTTTTCTGGGTTTTAAGGCTTACGGAAAGACTTACGAGTATTATCCGTTGGTATCGAAAGAGGAATACGGCAAGTTTTCTTTTCGCAAGATGTTGACTGGGTATTTCGACAATTCCTATAAACACTTGGCTTCTTTTATTGGCGGTGAGGATTTAAGTTCCGAAGAGATAAAAGCGCTTAAGTCAATGATTGATAACCTTCCTGACGACAAGTGA
- a CDS encoding TolC family protein has protein sequence MRAIFRLFLLLVGGFLTFGSALAQDDSGAESKNDDEFTFVDFMKKVKADHPLALVSQGQVELGKAALMKARGGFDPKASFGISQKYFGGQSYYNVLDGGLKVPVWFGAQINAGIEQGEGDYVNPESYTPDAGLYYAEMSIPVGRGLFTDERRTALRKARFYTSYTEEERLALVNNLLYNAGKAYWQWFYAYHALMVREESKSLAENRLEAIRRKVNAGDKPAIDTLKALIQVQSRQMDLEQATADLYEASQYLSTFLWAKGVVPLELGENIKPSGSDEIHGQIAEDETTTDIETLLAEHPELRQKQLELDMLKTDRRLKKEMLKPQLDLKYRLLSEAVEDPENKYDFGFDNYKWGLKFGIPIFLRKERADLRKNRVKIEQAKLKIEDKRVSLLAKARTAWKRSEISARQVGLFSDALDNYRLLMNAELRLYDSGESSLFLVNTRELHYFDARIKLLKTVAENRKSVLAREYSLARLEGVY, from the coding sequence ATGAGAGCGATATTTCGATTGTTTTTGCTTCTTGTTGGGGGCTTTTTGACCTTCGGGTCCGCTTTGGCGCAGGATGATTCTGGGGCTGAGTCCAAGAATGACGACGAGTTTACTTTTGTCGATTTTATGAAAAAAGTAAAGGCGGACCATCCTTTGGCTTTGGTGAGCCAAGGCCAAGTAGAGTTGGGAAAGGCGGCCTTGATGAAAGCCAGGGGCGGTTTTGACCCTAAGGCTTCGTTTGGCATTTCCCAAAAATATTTTGGAGGACAGAGTTACTATAACGTGTTGGACGGAGGGCTGAAAGTTCCCGTATGGTTTGGCGCGCAGATAAATGCCGGGATAGAGCAAGGCGAGGGCGATTACGTGAATCCGGAATCGTATACTCCGGACGCCGGTTTGTATTATGCGGAGATGTCTATTCCAGTGGGCAGGGGATTGTTTACGGACGAGCGTCGAACGGCTTTGCGCAAGGCCCGGTTTTATACATCGTACACGGAAGAGGAAAGGCTGGCGTTAGTCAATAATCTGCTGTACAACGCCGGGAAGGCATATTGGCAGTGGTTTTACGCTTATCATGCCTTGATGGTCCGGGAGGAATCCAAGTCTTTGGCGGAGAATAGGCTGGAGGCTATCCGCAGGAAGGTGAATGCGGGAGATAAACCGGCGATAGATACGCTAAAGGCATTGATACAAGTACAGAGCAGGCAAATGGACCTGGAGCAAGCGACCGCTGATTTATATGAGGCTTCGCAATATCTGTCTACATTTTTGTGGGCTAAGGGCGTGGTTCCTTTGGAGCTTGGGGAGAACATAAAGCCAAGCGGTTCCGATGAAATCCACGGGCAAATAGCGGAGGATGAGACTACCACTGATATTGAAACCTTATTGGCCGAACATCCGGAGCTTAGGCAAAAGCAATTGGAACTGGATATGTTGAAGACGGACAGGAGGTTGAAAAAGGAAATGCTGAAACCTCAACTGGACTTGAAATACAGATTGCTTTCGGAAGCCGTGGAAGACCCGGAAAACAAATACGATTTTGGATTCGATAATTATAAATGGGGTCTCAAATTCGGAATACCGATATTCCTCCGTAAAGAGCGGGCCGATCTGCGTAAAAACCGGGTAAAAATAGAACAGGCGAAACTGAAGATAGAAGACAAGCGGGTCAGTTTGTTGGCCAAAGCCCGTACGGCTTGGAAAAGATCGGAGATCAGCGCTAGGCAAGTTGGTCTTTTCTCCGATGCTTTGGATAATTACCGATTATTGATGAACGCCGAGTTGAGGCTTTATGATTCGGGGGAAAGCTCCCTGTTTTTAGTAAATACCCGGGAGCTACACTACTTCGACGCAAGGATAAAACTTCTGAAAACCGTAGCCGAGAACCGAAAGTCAGTGTTGGCTAGAGAGTATAGCTTGGCTAGGCTTGAAGGAGTTTATTGA